One Candidatus Bathyarchaeota archaeon DNA segment encodes these proteins:
- a CDS encoding 4Fe-4S binding protein has product MPIDPDFMKKSKVDTHNGHDVRGEVNPPKKLGIHGTQVAVDQDLCNGDAICVSVCPVSVFEMIDTPGHPVSEQKSDPVNEPECIFCGACEVNCPTRAIKITES; this is encoded by the coding sequence ATGCCTATCGACCCCGACTTTATGAAGAAATCGAAAGTGGACACCCATAACGGTCATGACGTGAGAGGAGAAGTGAACCCTCCGAAGAAACTTGGCATTCATGGAACTCAAGTGGCCGTAGACCAAGACCTATGTAATGGAGATGCCATTTGCGTCTCAGTTTGCCCCGTTTCAGTTTTTGAAATGATCGATACGCCTGGGCATCCTGTTTCGGAACAAAAATCAGACCCAGTGAACGAGCCTGAATGCATCTTCTGCGGAGCTTGCGAAGTCAATTGTCCAACTCGAGCGATTAAGATAACAGAATCATAG
- a CDS encoding 5-formyltetrahydrofolate cyclo-ligase, producing MGLKEEKRAFRETIWREMTEKKIAKFPLPCFGRIPNFTGSEEAANRVRSLPEWNNASIIFANPDFAQHKVRENTLREDKLLIMASPKLKHGFLLVAPDNVQEKESFASTIKGAFKYGRKIEADNLPKPNLVVTGCVAVNKDGHRLGKGGGFGDRELQLLKRRFGNIPVVTTVHDTQLVKLVPYEVHDESVDIIVTPTRIVRVKCSRTQITATKKWGVNVSLLSRYDCTIFDA from the coding sequence ATGGGCTTGAAAGAAGAGAAAAGAGCTTTCAGAGAAACTATCTGGCGCGAAATGACAGAAAAGAAAATAGCGAAATTCCCACTACCATGCTTTGGCAGAATTCCAAACTTTACAGGCTCAGAAGAGGCAGCTAACAGAGTCAGGTCATTACCTGAATGGAACAACGCATCAATAATTTTTGCAAACCCCGACTTCGCACAGCACAAAGTCAGGGAGAACACGCTGAGAGAAGACAAACTTCTAATCATGGCTTCGCCGAAACTGAAACATGGTTTTCTTTTGGTCGCTCCGGATAATGTGCAGGAGAAAGAAAGTTTTGCATCCACCATAAAAGGGGCATTCAAATATGGACGAAAAATCGAAGCCGACAATCTTCCGAAGCCGAACCTTGTGGTGACTGGCTGCGTGGCTGTGAATAAGGATGGACATAGGCTTGGAAAAGGCGGCGGTTTCGGAGACCGAGAGCTTCAACTGTTGAAACGTAGGTTTGGCAATATTCCAGTAGTCACAACTGTTCATGACACACAACTGGTGAAATTGGTGCCTTATGAGGTGCATGATGAAAGCGTCGACATAATTGTTACGCCAACTCGAATAGTTAGAGTTAAATGCAGTCGAACCCAAATCACTGCAACTAAAAAATGGGGCGTCAACGTGTCTTTGCTCTCACGATACGATTGCACCATCTTCGACGCTTGA
- a CDS encoding VTT domain-containing protein — protein MNRKRLLLIAVLLIIASLTLVYLYTRFQEVAKPSWLKFGTYMTYEQLFAWTGHNQTEYMTWSITKLTDDFADLHLTSYGVNVTEGDAVITLGEANWTINVVTREIVNSSVPNYIGERCPFWIETDVTIGSTVDIFYGINVISRSEQINVLGQQRDCWVIEYNWTTAIMKRWYDKSSGIVLKIHVILYRQDITVEITETAVSTNVDLRAPSFLNWMYDVASQFGYFGVFLVSLIGTMTIIIPIPYTLVILGLAAAGWNPILLTIAGGSGSAIGELSGYFLGYYGRRIISEERQRKMRYFLKLFGRYSPAAIFVFALTPLPDDLLFIPLGILQYNLFKAFIPAILGKLLMCYILASFGKVYGDILIFLFGDTGSWIGALIMAVLLILVIYALYRVDWEELFDKYVANRGKVENVIDFKDLRIGERT, from the coding sequence ATGAATAGAAAGAGACTGTTGTTAATTGCTGTGTTGTTGATCATTGCGTCTTTAACACTTGTCTATTTGTATACACGGTTCCAAGAAGTAGCTAAACCATCTTGGTTGAAATTTGGTACATACATGACTTATGAGCAGTTGTTCGCATGGACCGGGCATAATCAGACGGAGTACATGACCTGGAGCATAACCAAACTTACAGACGATTTTGCTGACCTACACTTGACCTCTTATGGGGTAAATGTAACTGAAGGAGATGCAGTGATAACACTTGGCGAAGCCAATTGGACGATAAATGTAGTTACTCGTGAAATAGTTAATTCTTCAGTTCCAAACTATATTGGTGAGAGATGCCCGTTCTGGATTGAAACAGACGTCACAATCGGGTCTACTGTAGACATATTCTATGGAATTAACGTCATCAGCAGAAGTGAGCAAATTAACGTTCTGGGACAACAAAGAGATTGCTGGGTTATTGAATACAACTGGACCACAGCTATTATGAAGCGTTGGTACGACAAATCTTCTGGAATAGTTCTCAAGATTCATGTGATTCTGTATCGCCAAGACATCACTGTAGAAATTACAGAAACCGCAGTGTCGACTAACGTTGATTTGCGCGCACCCTCTTTCTTAAATTGGATGTATGATGTGGCATCGCAGTTTGGATATTTCGGCGTCTTTCTAGTTAGTCTGATAGGCACTATGACGATTATCATTCCTATCCCTTATACGCTGGTGATTTTAGGGTTAGCTGCTGCTGGATGGAACCCTATATTGCTGACAATTGCAGGAGGCTCTGGCTCTGCTATTGGAGAACTTTCAGGTTACTTTCTTGGATACTACGGACGAAGAATAATCAGCGAAGAAAGACAGAGAAAAATGCGTTATTTCCTCAAGCTTTTTGGCAGATACAGTCCCGCTGCCATTTTTGTTTTTGCACTAACCCCGCTTCCAGACGACCTGCTCTTTATTCCACTAGGCATACTGCAGTACAACCTTTTCAAAGCGTTCATTCCAGCCATATTAGGGAAGCTTCTCATGTGTTACATCCTAGCATCCTTCGGCAAGGTCTACGGGGACATTCTCATTTTCCTTTTCGGAGACACAGGAAGCTGGATAGGCGCACTTATAATGGCTGTGCTTCTGATCCTCGTTATATATGCCCTATATCGGGTTGACTGGGAAGAACTCTTTGACAAATATGTTGCAAACAGAGGAAAAGTTGAGAATGTCATTGACTTCAAGGACTTGAGGATAGGCGAAAGAACTTGA
- a CDS encoding endonuclease Q family protein encodes MRVIADLHIHSRFSRATSKRINIQEIARFAKIKGLNLVGTGDFTHPKWMKELQEDLVKAPGKGLFKSSKFANSACFMITCEVSTIFMFRGETKKIHHLILTPNFETAIQVNDRLAQYGDLSLDGRPTLEMSASQLVEEVMSVSSNNEVIPAHAWTPWFSLFGAFSGFDKIEDCYQDMTKHIHALETGLSSDPPMNWRISALDKFTLVSNSDSHSCWPWRIGREANVLDLEQLTYDEVVDVIRKKDPERFKFTIETNPAYGKYHWSGHRSCNVSMPPQEAIKFGNLCPMCRNKLTKGVEQRVEELADRPASFKPQNAIGYMHLLPLSEIIATVLNASSPSVQNVWSVFNSLMAKFGSEYNVLIDASAEELSKVVDPKIAEAVVMVRKGRAQVIPGYDGVYGQLILFEERKTKSRVSKVPQRSLTEWCSHT; translated from the coding sequence TTGAGGGTTATAGCTGATTTACACATTCACAGCCGCTTCAGTAGAGCCACAAGCAAAAGGATAAACATCCAAGAGATTGCGCGATTTGCCAAAATAAAAGGCTTGAACTTAGTAGGCACAGGAGATTTTACGCATCCCAAATGGATGAAAGAGCTGCAAGAAGATCTAGTTAAAGCGCCAGGCAAGGGGCTTTTCAAGTCATCCAAATTCGCAAACTCAGCCTGTTTCATGATAACCTGCGAAGTAAGCACAATATTCATGTTCAGAGGCGAAACAAAGAAAATTCATCATCTAATTTTGACGCCCAACTTCGAGACGGCGATACAAGTCAACGATCGACTAGCACAGTATGGCGACTTGAGCCTTGATGGAAGACCTACGCTTGAAATGTCTGCGTCGCAGCTGGTGGAGGAAGTCATGTCTGTTTCCTCAAATAACGAAGTGATACCCGCTCATGCTTGGACCCCGTGGTTCAGCCTTTTCGGTGCCTTCAGTGGCTTCGACAAAATAGAAGATTGCTATCAAGACATGACAAAACACATTCACGCCTTAGAAACCGGCTTGTCTTCCGACCCACCTATGAATTGGCGGATAAGTGCCTTAGACAAGTTTACCCTAGTATCAAACAGCGACAGCCACAGTTGCTGGCCTTGGAGAATTGGACGAGAAGCCAACGTTTTAGACCTCGAACAGCTCACATATGACGAAGTTGTGGACGTAATTCGCAAGAAAGACCCAGAACGGTTCAAGTTCACCATCGAAACAAACCCAGCCTATGGCAAATATCATTGGTCTGGACATAGAAGCTGCAATGTCTCTATGCCGCCGCAAGAAGCAATAAAGTTTGGTAATCTTTGCCCAATGTGTCGTAATAAACTAACGAAGGGCGTGGAACAAAGAGTTGAAGAGTTAGCGGACAGACCAGCAAGTTTCAAGCCGCAAAACGCTATCGGCTACATGCATCTACTGCCACTGTCAGAAATCATTGCAACAGTTTTGAACGCGTCATCTCCTAGCGTGCAAAACGTCTGGAGCGTCTTCAATAGCCTGATGGCCAAGTTTGGCAGCGAATATAATGTGCTGATTGACGCTTCTGCAGAAGAACTGTCCAAGGTTGTTGACCCAAAAATCGCTGAGGCGGTTGTTATGGTTAGAAAAGGAAGAGCCCAAGTCATCCCTGGCTATGATGGGGTCTATGGTCAACTTATTCTCTTTGAAGAGCGCAAGACGAAGTCGAGAGTTAGCAAAGTTCCCCAACGCAGTCTGACGGAATGGTGTAGCCACACTTAA
- the nth gene encoding endonuclease III: MKDKELVQKIIQLLAEEHPDAKIALHYSNPLELLVATILSAQSTDKIVNEVTKTLFKKYRKADDYANADLKELEKDIKSTGFYRNKAKYLKKMGHMLVEKFWSKVPKTMDELTTLPGVARKTANIVLSNAFQVVEGIAVDTHVRRLSQRLGLSENKDPNKIERDLMKLVPKEQWAKLNDLLIFHGRRVCTAKKPNCGECTVDKLCPSAFTFELSS; encoded by the coding sequence ATGAAAGATAAGGAACTAGTTCAAAAAATCATCCAACTTCTAGCAGAGGAACACCCAGATGCGAAAATAGCGCTTCATTACAGCAACCCGTTGGAGCTTCTAGTTGCAACAATACTTTCAGCTCAATCAACCGATAAGATAGTCAACGAGGTCACGAAGACCTTGTTTAAAAAATATAGGAAAGCGGATGATTATGCAAATGCAGACCTTAAGGAACTAGAAAAGGACATAAAATCTACTGGCTTTTATCGAAACAAAGCTAAATACTTGAAGAAGATGGGGCATATGCTTGTGGAAAAGTTCTGGTCAAAAGTGCCGAAGACAATGGATGAATTGACTACACTGCCTGGAGTGGCTAGAAAAACTGCAAACATTGTATTGTCTAACGCCTTCCAAGTTGTTGAAGGAATCGCCGTTGACACGCATGTTCGAAGACTCTCCCAAAGATTAGGATTGAGTGAGAATAAGGACCCTAACAAGATAGAAAGGGATTTGATGAAGCTTGTTCCCAAGGAACAATGGGCGAAACTTAATGATTTGCTCATATTTCATGGCAGACGAGTTTGCACCGCCAAGAAGCCTAACTGCGGGGAATGTACAGTAGATAAGCTATGCCCTTCAGCTTTCACATTTGAATTATCATCCTAA
- a CDS encoding aldehyde ferredoxin oxidoreductase family protein has product MKGYAGKILRVDLSTNAFKAETLPPEWPRKFLGGMGFASTLLFKETKKGLDALGADNKLIIAPGLLTGTGIPTASKTLFLAKSPLTGGFGKAAAGASIGPALKKAGYDLLVIQGKSSNPIVLVIADDVVKVDGAGELWGKNVRETAALLKKRYEGFSTAVIGPAGETLSRIAGIDCDERQAARTGVGAVMGSKKLKALAVKGTSNIEYADAQALRDLVIKWTKSIRENPSSQLDMKYGTGEFYAWMNKDKGVHPSRNWQQGYFQKSFDNLKEGDLSHLDPYYWSPKYTVRNKGCPNCTKPCGRIVRINEGKYAGTELDGPEYETIYSLGANLEIDDFEALCHIQMMCDLYGLDAISAGLTVSWAMEASERGLLTREDLDGVELKFGNVDATLEVLGKMAHREGKVGALLSDGVKAASEKLGKGSSHFAIHSKGLELPAYDIRGIKGMGLALAVAVRGGDHLTAVVYGTELVGKWWKFSGIDRFSAENKGYEIKVHEDLMTLYDIVGVCKFTRHMFFAEAYPEMIKAVTGMKLSVTDLFAIGERVYNLQRAFNARGGLDRKADSLPARVFEDPIPKGISKGSRIKRSEFERMLDDYYQVRGWSSNGVPTKVKLVSLDLYEVAEEVGV; this is encoded by the coding sequence TTGAAAGGATATGCAGGCAAAATATTGAGAGTAGACCTATCTACCAACGCTTTTAAGGCAGAAACACTGCCACCCGAATGGCCGCGCAAATTTTTAGGTGGAATGGGCTTTGCAAGCACCTTGCTTTTCAAGGAAACAAAAAAGGGCTTAGATGCTCTTGGCGCAGATAATAAGCTAATCATTGCACCAGGGCTTCTGACAGGGACCGGTATCCCGACTGCTTCGAAAACACTTTTCTTAGCGAAATCTCCTCTAACAGGTGGCTTTGGAAAGGCAGCCGCGGGTGCATCAATTGGACCTGCATTGAAAAAGGCTGGATATGACCTTCTAGTAATACAAGGAAAAAGCTCGAACCCTATTGTCTTGGTTATCGCTGATGACGTAGTAAAGGTGGATGGTGCGGGGGAGCTTTGGGGCAAGAACGTGCGTGAAACTGCCGCTCTGTTGAAGAAGCGCTATGAAGGTTTTTCAACTGCCGTGATTGGGCCAGCTGGTGAAACTCTTTCGAGAATAGCTGGAATTGACTGCGATGAGCGACAGGCTGCACGAACGGGTGTTGGCGCCGTTATGGGTTCCAAAAAATTGAAGGCACTTGCTGTGAAAGGCACTTCTAACATTGAATATGCTGACGCTCAAGCTTTGCGTGATTTAGTTATTAAATGGACTAAGAGTATTAGAGAAAACCCTAGCTCGCAACTGGACATGAAGTACGGAACAGGAGAGTTCTATGCTTGGATGAATAAAGACAAAGGAGTTCATCCGAGTCGCAACTGGCAACAAGGCTACTTCCAAAAGTCTTTCGACAACCTCAAAGAAGGAGATTTGAGCCATTTGGATCCCTATTATTGGTCGCCAAAATACACAGTCAGAAACAAAGGTTGCCCAAACTGCACCAAGCCGTGTGGCAGGATCGTTAGAATCAATGAAGGCAAATACGCAGGGACTGAACTTGACGGTCCGGAATATGAAACAATTTATTCTCTAGGGGCAAACCTTGAAATTGATGATTTTGAGGCACTGTGTCACATCCAGATGATGTGCGACCTTTACGGATTGGACGCTATCTCTGCAGGACTTACTGTTTCGTGGGCCATGGAAGCTTCCGAGAGAGGGTTGCTTACCAGGGAAGATTTGGACGGCGTTGAGTTAAAATTCGGAAATGTAGACGCGACGCTCGAAGTTTTGGGGAAGATGGCTCATCGAGAAGGGAAAGTTGGCGCACTTTTATCGGATGGCGTAAAGGCTGCCAGTGAAAAGCTGGGCAAAGGCTCCAGTCACTTCGCCATCCATTCAAAAGGACTTGAATTGCCCGCCTATGACATCAGAGGAATCAAGGGAATGGGCTTAGCATTGGCAGTCGCTGTCCGCGGCGGTGACCACTTGACAGCAGTGGTTTATGGAACGGAGCTTGTTGGAAAATGGTGGAAATTCTCTGGTATAGACCGGTTTTCAGCTGAGAACAAGGGTTATGAAATAAAGGTTCACGAGGACTTGATGACCCTTTATGATATTGTTGGAGTCTGCAAGTTCACTAGACACATGTTCTTCGCTGAGGCTTATCCTGAAATGATTAAGGCAGTTACTGGAATGAAACTGAGTGTAACTGATCTCTTTGCGATTGGTGAGAGAGTATATAACCTGCAGCGAGCTTTCAACGCCAGAGGAGGGCTTGACAGAAAGGCTGACTCTCTGCCTGCTCGAGTGTTTGAAGATCCGATTCCCAAAGGGATTTCTAAAGGCAGTAGAATCAAAAGAAGCGAGTTTGAAAGGATGCTTGATGACTACTATCAAGTTCGAGGATGGTCATCGAATGGTGTCCCCACAAAGGTCAAGCTTGTTTCCCTTGACTTGTATGAAGTTGCAGAGGAAGTGGGTGTCTAA
- a CDS encoding aminotransferase class I/II-fold pyridoxal phosphate-dependent enzyme: protein MQLKRHPTKYMGEEYRRLVSESLNWELKELQTASEPVCTIDGKEVIMLCANNYLNLSTHPKVVNAMLEATKNYGAGAGSDRSIAGNMTLHEELDIRLAKFKKAPASLTYQTGFMANEGLIPQLCGRGDLFVSDELNHGSIIDGVRLTHADRAIFKHKNVEDLTRAMDEAEKHQPPYKHIWILTDGVFSMDGDLAPLREIAKIAEEHGAGVYVDDAHGEGVLGEGGRGIVSHFNLTPDQVHVEMGTFSKAFGVIGGHITGCEDLRNFAYNKSRSWLLSGGVPPGVAAACIAAIDVLETEPEHVRKVWENRNYFLKAMQDLGFDTGNSETPIVPVMCGESRTAKELANIIWEKGIFALPIVFPMVARGKARIRVQLCTKHTKEYLDKAVQAFEEGGKKLGLI, encoded by the coding sequence GTGCAATTAAAACGTCATCCAACAAAATACATGGGCGAAGAATACCGCCGCCTCGTAAGTGAAAGCTTGAACTGGGAGCTCAAAGAGCTTCAAACTGCCAGCGAACCCGTCTGCACCATCGATGGCAAAGAAGTCATCATGCTCTGCGCCAACAACTACCTCAACCTGTCAACACATCCTAAAGTTGTCAACGCTATGCTGGAAGCAACCAAAAACTATGGAGCAGGTGCAGGGAGCGATCGCTCCATTGCAGGAAACATGACGCTACATGAAGAATTGGACATCCGTTTAGCTAAGTTCAAGAAAGCTCCCGCCTCATTAACATACCAGACTGGCTTCATGGCTAACGAAGGATTAATTCCCCAACTATGTGGTAGAGGTGATCTTTTCGTGTCTGATGAGCTTAACCATGGCTCCATCATAGACGGTGTCCGCTTGACCCACGCTGACCGAGCAATCTTTAAACACAAAAATGTTGAAGATCTGACCCGCGCCATGGACGAAGCTGAAAAACACCAACCACCTTACAAGCACATTTGGATTCTAACTGACGGAGTCTTCAGTATGGACGGCGACCTCGCTCCTCTCCGCGAAATTGCCAAAATCGCTGAAGAACACGGAGCAGGCGTTTATGTAGACGATGCCCACGGAGAAGGCGTCCTCGGCGAAGGCGGCCGCGGAATCGTCAGCCACTTCAACCTAACCCCAGACCAAGTGCACGTTGAAATGGGAACGTTTTCCAAAGCCTTCGGCGTCATAGGAGGACACATAACAGGCTGCGAAGACCTGCGAAACTTTGCCTATAACAAATCCAGAAGCTGGCTTCTCAGCGGAGGCGTACCGCCAGGTGTAGCTGCGGCATGCATCGCAGCGATCGATGTTCTTGAAACTGAGCCGGAACACGTAAGAAAAGTTTGGGAAAACCGCAACTACTTCCTCAAAGCAATGCAAGACCTCGGCTTTGACACGGGAAATAGTGAGACTCCAATTGTACCGGTTATGTGTGGAGAAAGCAGAACAGCGAAGGAGCTTGCAAACATCATTTGGGAGAAAGGCATCTTTGCATTGCCAATTGTTTTCCCAATGGTGGCGCGCGGCAAGGCGAGAATTCGAGTCCAACTATGCACTAAACACACAAAAGAGTATTTAGACAAGGCAGTTCAAGCGTTTGAGGAAGGGGGAAAGAAGCTAGGTCTAATCTAG